The sequence below is a genomic window from Sphingomonas jaspsi DSM 18422.
GCGGCGCCGGGGACAGCGGCGGCGGGCCGATGTCCGGCCGGGTCGGCATGGGCCCTTGCGCCAGCACCGCCGTGCAGCCGAAACCGCCTGCCGCGCCGGCGGTACCCCATTCGCGATATTTCTTGGCGTCGATGTGGAACCGCACGCCTTTGTAAAAGCCCAGGCCGATGTTGTTCCAGCTGCCGTCGCGGACGTGGATATCGCACAACATGGTCATCAACTGCCCGCGCGTGACCGGCCGCAACGGGACCATGTCGATCGCGCCGACCGTCCGGTGCGTGCTTTCGGGTGCGCCGCCGGCGCAACTGTTGAGCGCCGGGTTGCGATACACCGACACCGCTTCGACCGGGCCGATGCGCGGTTCGACATAGGTCCCGATGTAGCGAAGGGCGGCGACGATGTTGGGCCAGCCGCTGGTCGGCGGGACTTCGAACGGGTCCGCGCCGCACTTCCTCCAGTCCGTGGCGGTACGCAGCAACTGCCACGTCGGGACCACGCCCGCGACGCCATATTGCGCAAGATAGTCGTTGAACGCCTTCACATAGGTCGGCCGCCAGCTCGCCCCGGCCATCCACGCGCGGTAACCCGGCTCGTCCTGCCCGGCGGTGACATAGTCGGCCGCAGGGTTGAACGACTGGGCGTCGGCGGCCGTCTGGCTGGCCAGCACCAGCGGCAAAATGAGCAACAACCGCTTCATCACTGCATGAAACGCTGCGCGCCATTGAATTGCAAGCGGGCGGTCCGCATCTTGCGGCAATGAGTTATTCCCACTCGGTCGACGTACCGCATCGTCTCGGCAGGCAGGAAGCGCACCGCCGCATCGCCGACAATGTCCACAAGCTTGAAAACCATCTGCCCGGCGCGGCAGAGGTCAAGTCGGGCTGGGCCGGCGACACGCTCAACCTCGATATCGGGGTGATGGGACAGGCACTTCAGGCGGAACTGGTGGTCGAGGACGAACGGGTCATCTGCCGCTTCAACCTGCCCGGCATGCTGTCCTTCATGGCCGGCCCGATCGAGGCGGCGCTGCGCAAAAAAGGCAGCGACTTGCTGCTCGACGACAAGCGAGGCGACTGATTGAGGGCCTGATTCACGTTACCGCCGCTAGCTGCGTGCTTTCGCCGGTAACGATCAGGCCCTAGTCTCCCCGCAAACGGCGGGAGTCGGCTGGATGCGTCATTTCGCGATCGTGGGTTCGGGACCGGCGGGATTTTATACCGCCGAAGCGCTGGTGAAGGCCTATGGCGACGCCGCCCGGATCGACATCATCGACAAGCTGCCCGTGCCGTACGGCCTGATCCGCTTCGGCGTCGCGCCCGACCACCAGTCGATCAAGGCCGTGTCGAAGCGCTACGAAAAGGTCGCGGACGAGGCGCAGGTGCGGTTCGTGGGCAATGTCGCGGTGGGGGACGCGGTGTCGGTCGCCGACTTGCGCGACCTCTATGACGCGGTCATCTTTGCCACCGGCGCCCCGCACGATCGCACGCTGGGGATCGAGGGCGAGCATCTGCCCGGCGTCATCGGCTCTGCGGCCTTCGTCGGCTGGTACAACGGTCACCCCGATTTCGCCGATATCGATCCGCCGCTGGATGGCGCGGCGGCGGCGATCATCGGCAATGGCAATGTCGCGCTCGACTGCGCCCGCATCCTGTCGAAAACGCGTGAGGAGTTCGCCGGGTCGGACATCGTCGCGCATGCGCTGGACGCTCTCGAAGCGTCGAATATCCGCACAATCACGATCGTCGGTCGACGCGGCCCACACCAGATCGCGATGACGCCCAAGGAACTGGGAGAGCTTGGCCACCTGTCCGCCGCCGAACCCTATGTCGACGTGCCCGATTTCCCGGACGCGTCCGCCGACGAAGCGCTCGACCCGGGTCAGCGCAAGTCGGTCACGCATCTACGCGATTTTGCTGCCCGTGCGCATGATCCCAAGCCCAAAAGCGTCCGGTTCGATTTCTTCGCCCGCCCTGTCCGCATCGAAGGGGATGGCCGCGCCGAACGGCTGGTGGTCGAACGGACTGCGCTCAACGAGGAAGGACAAGGCGTCGGGACCGGCGAACATTATGCCATCCCCGCCAGCCTGGTGATCAGCTGCATCGGCTACCAGACTCCGCGAATCGAGGGCGTGCCCTATGACGACAAGGGCGGCCGCTTCGCCAACAAGGATGGCCGCATCGACGACCAGCTTTACTGCGTCGGCTGGGCGCGGCGCGGCCCGTCGGGGACGATCGGCACCAATCGGCCCGACGGCTACGACGTTGCCGAGCAGGTTTCAGCGGCGATGCCGCCGGGCACCGATGGCGGAAAAGCGGGCGGGACGGGGCTCGACCAGCGCCTCTCGGCCGCGGCGGTCAGATCGACCGATTTCGACGACTGGCGCCGAATAGAGCAGGCAGAGGAAGCCGCGGCGCGGCCCGACGCACCGCGCGAAAAGATCGTGCGGCACGCCGACTGGCTAAAATTGCTGGGTCACTAGGCGAACCGCTTGCGTATCGCCGGTTGGCCCGCTAGGGGAGCGCTCGCCTTGCCCGGACGTCTAACGTCCGGAGCGGTCGGGGAGTAGCTCAGCCTGGTAGAGCACTGTCTTCGGGAGGCAGGGGCCGGAGGTTCGAATCCTCTCTCCCCGACCATTTTCACGCACCGGACTGCCGAGGGCAGTCCGGGCATGAAAATCCTATTCCAGCCTACCCTAAACTACTCAGGCGTCCGCCGCTTCCGGCTGGCGCTGCTCTTCCAGCACCTTCAATAGCGCTTCGGCGGCAGCCTCGCTCGACGGCGGGTTCTGGCCGGTGATGAGGAGACCGTCGGTCACCACATGTTCGGTGAACGTGCCGCCTTCGCTGAAGTCCGCGCCCTGCGCCTTCAGTTCGTCTTCGAGCAGGAAGGGGACGATGTCGGTCAGGCCGACCGCCTCTTCCTCTGCATTGGTGAAACCGGTGACCTTGCGGCCCTTGACCAGCGGATCGCCGTTGGGCGCCTGGACATTCTTCAGCACCGCGGGCGCGTGGCAGACCAGCGCGACGGGCTTGTCCGCCGCCAGCGTCGTTTCGATGATCGACTTGGACGTCGGGTCGTTCGCGAGGTCCCACAGCGGGCCGTGGCCCCCGGGATAAAAGACCGCGTCGAACGTCGAGGGATCGATGCTCGACAGCGTTTCGGTCGACGCCAGCTGGGCCTGTGCTTCGGCATCTGCCTTGAAGCGCTTGGTCGCCTCGGTTTGCGCGTCAGGCTCGTCGCTCTTGGGGTCGAGCGGCGGCTGGCCGCCCTTGGGGCTGGCGAGCGTGATCGTGTGACCGGCGTCCTTCAGGACATAATAGGGCGCGGCGAATTCTTCGAGCCAGAAGCCGGTCTTCTTGCCGGTGTCGCCAAGCTGGTCGTGACTGGTGAGAACCATCAGGAAGTTCATCGGGATTCCTCATTCGGTAATCCCCCGCCCGATGCGTAGATAGGGCCGCTGCATTACCTTTTAAAGGCGCTCAGGTCGCGAAACCCGGATCCAGTCGATACGCCTTCCGCAGCAGCGCCGGCCACGCCAGCATGTTGGCCGCGACCTTGAGGCCGACCGAACCCTGTTCGGCCGCCAGCTCAGGCGTGCCTTGCGGCGGGTTCGATACCTTGTCGCCGGCACTGAGCGCCATGATCTGCGCCTGGCACGCCCGTTCGATGAAATAGAGCTTGAGGAAACATTCGCCGACGTTGCCGCCGACCGCCAGCGTGCCGTGATTGCGCAGCAGCATGCCGCCCTTGTCGCCAAGGTCCGCGACCAGCCGCTCGCGCTCGTCGAGGTCGGTGGCAACGCCTTCATAGTCGTGGAAGGCGAGGTCGCCGCGGACCAGCATCGCGGTCTGGGTGAGCGGCAGCAGCCCGTCCTCATGCGCGCTGACGGCCTGCCCGTGCGGTGTGTGAAGGTGCATCACGGCATGCGCGTCCTCCCGCGCCATGTGGATCGCCGAATGGATGGTGAAGCCCGCCGGGTTGGTGATGAACGGGGTGGGCTCGACCGGATTGCCGTGGACATCGACCTTGACCAGCGAGGATGCGGTGATTTCCTCGAACATCAGCTGGTAGGGGTTGATGAGGAAATGATGCTCCGGCCCCGGAATGCGTGCGGACAGATGGGTGAAGATGAGATCGTCCCACCCATAATGGGCAACCATCCGGTAGGCGGCGGCGAGGTCGACGCGGATTTTCCATTCCTCGTCGCTGACCTTGCCCTTCAGGCTGGGGATGTCGACCTGCGCCAGCGCGGTCACCTGGTCCATGCCCTTGTTGATATTGTCGACGCGGTTCATGTCAGTGGTCCTGCTTATCGGGGTGCGCCGCCGCGAAGGCCGGGTGCGCGGTCGCGGTCTCGTCGGCGCGGCGGAGATAGGGGTAGGGGTCGAGCGGCACGTTGAAGCGCCGAGCATTGTAGAGCTGGGGCACGAGGCAGACGTCAGCCAGCGTCGGCTGGTCGCCGAACAGATAGGCCCCGGCGCGCGGCTTCGCCATCGCTTCCAGCGCGGTCAGCCCTTCGGCGATCCAGTGGCGATACCATTCGTCCTTCTGCGCCTCGCTGACG
It includes:
- a CDS encoding class II aldolase/adducin family protein, translating into MDQVTALAQVDIPSLKGKVSDEEWKIRVDLAAAYRMVAHYGWDDLIFTHLSARIPGPEHHFLINPYQLMFEEITASSLVKVDVHGNPVEPTPFITNPAGFTIHSAIHMAREDAHAVMHLHTPHGQAVSAHEDGLLPLTQTAMLVRGDLAFHDYEGVATDLDERERLVADLGDKGGMLLRNHGTLAVGGNVGECFLKLYFIERACQAQIMALSAGDKVSNPPQGTPELAAEQGSVGLKVAANMLAWPALLRKAYRLDPGFAT
- a CDS encoding type 1 glutamine amidotransferase domain-containing protein, whose product is MNFLMVLTSHDQLGDTGKKTGFWLEEFAAPYYVLKDAGHTITLASPKGGQPPLDPKSDEPDAQTEATKRFKADAEAQAQLASTETLSSIDPSTFDAVFYPGGHGPLWDLANDPTSKSIIETTLAADKPVALVCHAPAVLKNVQAPNGDPLVKGRKVTGFTNAEEEAVGLTDIVPFLLEDELKAQGADFSEGGTFTEHVVTDGLLITGQNPPSSEAAAEALLKVLEEQRQPEAADA
- a CDS encoding D-Ala-D-Ala carboxypeptidase family metallohydrolase, producing the protein MKRLLLILPLVLASQTAADAQSFNPAADYVTAGQDEPGYRAWMAGASWRPTYVKAFNDYLAQYGVAGVVPTWQLLRTATDWRKCGADPFEVPPTSGWPNIVAALRYIGTYVEPRIGPVEAVSVYRNPALNSCAGGAPESTHRTVGAIDMVPLRPVTRGQLMTMLCDIHVRDGSWNNIGLGFYKGVRFHIDAKKYREWGTAGAAGGFGCTAVLAQGPMPTRPDIGPPPLSPAPPPMQPTLSPGFKVISAPPSTPAAKDPLAPTN
- a CDS encoding polyhydroxyalkanoic acid system family protein, yielding MSYSHSVDVPHRLGRQEAHRRIADNVHKLENHLPGAAEVKSGWAGDTLNLDIGVMGQALQAELVVEDERVICRFNLPGMLSFMAGPIEAALRKKGSDLLLDDKRGD
- a CDS encoding FAD-dependent oxidoreductase; this translates as MRHFAIVGSGPAGFYTAEALVKAYGDAARIDIIDKLPVPYGLIRFGVAPDHQSIKAVSKRYEKVADEAQVRFVGNVAVGDAVSVADLRDLYDAVIFATGAPHDRTLGIEGEHLPGVIGSAAFVGWYNGHPDFADIDPPLDGAAAAIIGNGNVALDCARILSKTREEFAGSDIVAHALDALEASNIRTITIVGRRGPHQIAMTPKELGELGHLSAAEPYVDVPDFPDASADEALDPGQRKSVTHLRDFAARAHDPKPKSVRFDFFARPVRIEGDGRAERLVVERTALNEEGQGVGTGEHYAIPASLVISCIGYQTPRIEGVPYDDKGGRFANKDGRIDDQLYCVGWARRGPSGTIGTNRPDGYDVAEQVSAAMPPGTDGGKAGGTGLDQRLSAAAVRSTDFDDWRRIEQAEEAAARPDAPREKIVRHADWLKLLGH